The segment ATTTCCTAAAAGATAAACCGGAATCAAAATAACAAAAAGCATTTGCACTCACCGTGTCAAAACGGAATTAGATGCAAATGCTTTTTTATTATGCTATTAAAATGATTTACTATTCGCAATATGCACCTTTAAATGCTTACCTTTTATCGGTGTTGTTTTCATTGCCTTTAACACTAAGTTTCCTTTACCATTCAAAATTTCGATAAAAGTTGATGTATCTAAAATCGTAATGATCCCGATGTCATCCCCCGTCATACCTGGGATTTTAGCAATTGTTCCAACAAAATCTACTGCACGCAATTTCTTCTTTTTACCACCGTTAAAATACAGCTTCGTAATTTGCGCATCTACTTTAGCGCTTTTCGATTTTTTCTTAACCGGTTTAGAATCCATTTTTTGTTCGAACGCATCTTGATTAGCCGCTACCGCCTCCGCTGTTGGAAGTGCAGTTTTTGCAATTTCAAATTGAATAAATTCTTCAATGCCCGCTAAAAAATTATGCTCATGTGGCGTTACGAATGTAATCGCTTTGCCTGATAATCCCGCGCGACCTGTTCGACCTGTTCGATGAACGTAAGCTTCTTTTTCTAAAGGAAGGTCATAGTTAACAACAAGTGAAATATTTTCAACATCAATCCCACGCGCCGCAACATCTGTCGCTACTAAATAACGAAACTCCCCGCGCTTATAGTCGTCCATCACCATTAAACGAGTAGACTGATCCATCCCGCCATGTAGCTTGTCGACACTATATTCTAAATCGTAGAGGCGATCATGTACTTCATCTACACGGTCTTTTGTACGGCAGAAAATAATACAGCTATCTGGATTTTCCACAATCAACGCCTTTTTTAATACGGCAAATTTCTCTTCCTCTGGCACTTCCATTGCAACATGCTCAATTTGAGGAGCCGTTTGTTGTTGTTGCTCCACTTCAATATCAACTGGCTGCTTCATATGGCGCAACGCTAATGTTTTAATTTCATTCGGCACAGTTGCTGAAAATAGCATCGTTATACGTTCTTTTGGCAAGTAAGATAAAATAGCTTCCACTTGATCTAAAAAGCCCATATTGAGCATCTCATCTGATTCATCTAATACAAGATATTTTATTTTTTCTAGCTTTAACGTGCCTTTTTCAATATGATCTAACACACGACCAGGCGTCCCTACTGCAATATGTGTTTTTTGCTTCAACTCATCCTGTTGATAACGAAATGGCTGTTTCCCATAAAGAGCCGTTGCCTTAATACGCTTGTAGCGCCCAATATTCGTAAACTCTTCCTTAACTTGTACAGCTAGTTCCCTTGTCGGCGTCAGGACTAGTGCCTGTGGTTTATTTTCAAGCCATTCGACATTTTCACAAATCGGAATGGCAAATGCAGCCGTTTTCCCACTTCCGGTTTGAGATTTCGCGATAATATCTTGTTTTTGCATGGCAATCGGTAGGACTCTTTCTTGAATTTCAGTCGGTTCTGTATAATCTAAATCCCCTAGTGCTCGGATAATTTCTTCTGATAAATTAAATTGTTGAAATGGCTTACTCATATATTTGCTCCTTTTATTCTTGCCTTAGTTATTCGCAATTGCTGGATCAACAATCGCAATAAATTTTTTCGTTGCTCTAGATATCGGGACTGATTTCAAATGGACAATTCCGATACTTCGCTTAGGTACTTCTTGCTGTAAATGAACTTCATGTAAAATTCCTTTATCTAAATAATCCATTGCAAACTCTTTCGTCACGCTTGCAATGCCCAAATTGATTTTCGCGAATTCCAACACTAAATCATGTGAACCTAGTTCAAATTCAGGTGATATAGTATAACCTTGTTCCTTTAAGTAGTTTTCTACATAATTTCGGGAATTCGCTTTTTTTTCTAAAAAAATTAACGGTAACTTCATTAGCATATCCAAACTGATGGGCTTTTTCGTTAAATTTTTATATTTTTCACCGCAGACAAATATGTCGTGCACTTCCTTACACGGTACGACTTGCAATTGTTCATCTACAATTGGTAAATTACAAATACCGACGTCTGCCTCACCTGATTTAATAAACGCCAAAATTTCAATCGTCGTTCCATTTAATACCTTTAGTTTAATTCCAGGATATTTTACATGAAATGCTTCTAAATAGGGTAAAAGAAAATAACGAGAAATCGTATCTCCTACACCAATTCTTAGCTGACCTGTTCGCAAATTTTTAAATTCTAAAATCTTTTCTTCTCCAGCATCTAAAATTCCAAGTGCAGAATTCACATATTCATGTAAAAGTTTACCCTCGTTTGTTAATGTAACGCCTTTTGGGGTACGATTAAATAATAACGTTTCGAGTTCTTTTTCAAGCTTTGAAATCGTTTGACTCACTGCGGGTTGCGTCATATATAATTCCGCCGCTGCTTTCGAAAAGCTTTGATTGCGACTGACAACATTAAAAATCCGATACGATT is part of the Solibacillus sp. FSL K6-1523 genome and harbors:
- a CDS encoding LysR family transcriptional regulator, which produces MLVKLESYRIFNVVSRNQSFSKAAAELYMTQPAVSQTISKLEKELETLLFNRTPKGVTLTNEGKLLHEYVNSALGILDAGEEKILEFKNLRTGQLRIGVGDTISRYFLLPYLEAFHVKYPGIKLKVLNGTTIEILAFIKSGEADVGICNLPIVDEQLQVVPCKEVHDIFVCGEKYKNLTKKPISLDMLMKLPLIFLEKKANSRNYVENYLKEQGYTISPEFELGSHDLVLEFAKINLGIASVTKEFAMDYLDKGILHEVHLQQEVPKRSIGIVHLKSVPISRATKKFIAIVDPAIANN
- a CDS encoding DEAD/DEAH box helicase: MSKPFQQFNLSEEIIRALGDLDYTEPTEIQERVLPIAMQKQDIIAKSQTGSGKTAAFAIPICENVEWLENKPQALVLTPTRELAVQVKEEFTNIGRYKRIKATALYGKQPFRYQQDELKQKTHIAVGTPGRVLDHIEKGTLKLEKIKYLVLDESDEMLNMGFLDQVEAILSYLPKERITMLFSATVPNEIKTLALRHMKQPVDIEVEQQQQTAPQIEHVAMEVPEEEKFAVLKKALIVENPDSCIIFCRTKDRVDEVHDRLYDLEYSVDKLHGGMDQSTRLMVMDDYKRGEFRYLVATDVAARGIDVENISLVVNYDLPLEKEAYVHRTGRTGRAGLSGKAITFVTPHEHNFLAGIEEFIQFEIAKTALPTAEAVAANQDAFEQKMDSKPVKKKSKSAKVDAQITKLYFNGGKKKKLRAVDFVGTIAKIPGMTGDDIGIITILDTSTFIEILNGKGNLVLKAMKTTPIKGKHLKVHIANSKSF